A region from the Mycobacterium heidelbergense genome encodes:
- the cydC gene encoding thiol reductant ABC exporter subunit CydC codes for MPRSDNAAAAIASAAKPGEAGRRQNAAAVASLLRPRLPRLLAAIALGVLSLGSALALAGFSAWLITRAWQMPPVLDLSVAVVAVRTFAISRGVLHYCERLATHDTALRAAGTARSEIYRRLAHGSASAAVRLHSGELVARVGADVDELANVLVRAVVPIGVAAVLGLAATAVVAAISLPAATVLAICLLIAGLVAPRLAGRAAATQEAVARQHHSDRDTAAMIALEHAPELRVAGALPNVIAESQRRHHGWGDALDAAARPAAIAEAMPTAAIGASVLGAVAAGIGLAHTVAPTTLAILMLLPLSAFEATTPLPAAAVQLTRSRIAARRLLELVPPDRATEPHKPARPVGRGRLSVDVRSGHAGAARPIRVELDLPPGARLAVTGASGSGKTTLLMTLAGLMPPLDGRVLLDGTDLARFDEDELHRAVSFFAEDAHVFATTVRDNMLVARGDCGDGEVTAALRAVGLGGWLESLPEGLSTVLTGGAQALSAGQRRRLLLARAMISPARIVLLDEPTEHLDAADAERILRDLLGQDSRLMPEQRTVVVATHHLPEGVGCRQLHVG; via the coding sequence ATGCCGCGGTCTGACAACGCCGCAGCGGCGATCGCAAGCGCGGCGAAGCCGGGCGAAGCGGGTCGCCGCCAAAACGCCGCAGCCGTCGCAAGCCTGCTGCGCCCACGGCTACCACGGCTCCTGGCGGCCATCGCGCTGGGGGTGCTGTCGCTGGGCAGCGCGCTGGCGCTGGCCGGTTTCTCGGCGTGGCTGATCACGCGGGCCTGGCAGATGCCGCCCGTACTGGACCTGTCGGTCGCGGTCGTCGCCGTGCGCACGTTCGCGATTTCGCGGGGCGTGTTGCACTACTGCGAGCGGCTGGCCACCCACGACACCGCCCTGCGCGCGGCCGGCACCGCCCGCTCGGAGATCTACCGTCGGCTGGCCCACGGATCGGCGTCGGCCGCCGTCCGGCTGCACAGCGGCGAGCTGGTGGCACGCGTCGGCGCCGACGTCGACGAGCTGGCCAACGTGTTGGTGCGCGCCGTGGTGCCGATCGGCGTCGCGGCGGTGCTCGGGCTGGCGGCGACCGCGGTGGTCGCGGCCATTTCGCTGCCGGCCGCCACGGTGCTGGCGATCTGCCTGTTGATCGCCGGCCTCGTCGCTCCCCGGCTGGCCGGCAGGGCCGCCGCCACGCAGGAGGCGGTTGCCCGCCAACACCATTCCGACCGGGACACCGCGGCGATGATCGCCCTCGAACACGCGCCGGAGCTTCGCGTCGCCGGCGCACTGCCCAATGTCATCGCCGAATCGCAACGCCGCCACCATGGTTGGGGCGACGCCCTGGACGCCGCCGCCAGGCCAGCCGCCATCGCCGAGGCGATGCCGACGGCGGCGATCGGGGCCAGCGTGCTCGGCGCGGTGGCGGCCGGGATCGGGTTGGCGCACACGGTCGCGCCCACCACGCTGGCCATCCTGATGTTGTTGCCGCTGTCCGCGTTCGAGGCAACGACGCCCCTGCCGGCCGCCGCCGTCCAGCTGACGCGGTCGCGGATCGCCGCGCGTCGCCTGCTGGAGCTGGTTCCGCCCGACCGCGCGACCGAACCCCACAAGCCGGCGAGACCCGTTGGCCGCGGGCGCCTATCCGTCGATGTCCGTTCGGGTCACGCGGGCGCGGCGCGGCCGATCCGGGTTGAACTCGACCTGCCGCCGGGCGCCCGGCTGGCCGTCACCGGGGCCAGCGGTTCGGGTAAGACGACGCTGCTGATGACGCTCGCCGGGCTGATGCCCCCGCTCGACGGGCGGGTGCTGCTGGACGGAACCGACCTGGCCCGGTTCGACGAGGACGAATTACACCGCGCCGTCAGCTTTTTCGCGGAGGACGCGCACGTCTTCGCCACCACCGTCCGCGACAACATGCTGGTGGCCCGCGGGGACTGCGGCGACGGCGAGGTGACGGCGGCGCTGCGTGCCGTCGGCCTCGGCGGGTGGCTCGAGAGCCTGCCCGAAGGCCTGTCGACGGTGTTGACCGGTGGCGCGCAAGCGCTTTCGGCGGGCCAGCGCAGGAGGTTGCTGCTGGCTCGGGCCATGATCTCCCCCGCCCGGATCGTGCTGCTCGACGAGCCGACCGAACACCTCGACGCGGCCGATGCCGAACGGATCCTCCGCGATCTGCTGGGGCAGGACTCGCGGCTGATGCCCGAGCAGAGAACCGTTGTGGTGGCGACCCACCACCTGCCCGAAGGGGTTGGCTGTCGCCAACTGCACGTCGGATAG
- a CDS encoding bifunctional lysylphosphatidylglycerol flippase/synthetase MprF produces the protein MNGPPVDVVAKSRARERVVVHVDSLAARWIGALALICAAGWLIVVLARHHHQPEWQYTGRLGWSLTILGAVAFIARGIFLGRPVTAMHAAAAAFFVLAGFGSHVLSFDLLADGLIVGSGMALMWPTSAHPRPEDLPRMWALINATSDDPLAPFAMQTGKCYHFTADGRAALAYRTRLGYAVVGGDPVGDEGEFPELVADFAATCHTHGWRIAVVGCGERRLELWSDPAVLGQSLRAIPIGRDVVVDVSGFEMVGRKFRNLRQAVKRTHNSGITTEIVAEQGLDDRRLAELADVVRASPSGAHTDRGFYMNLDGVLEGRFPGIRLIIARDATGRVQGFHRYATAGGGADITLDVPWRRRGAPNGIDERLSVDMIMAAKEAGAQRVSLSFAAFPEIFEDKDRGRLQRVFYRSIHILDPLIALESLYRYVRKFHAMDGRRYALISMTQLLPLVFVLLTLEFLPRRRHL, from the coding sequence GTGAACGGGCCGCCGGTCGACGTCGTAGCGAAGTCCCGCGCGCGCGAACGCGTTGTCGTGCACGTCGATTCGCTCGCGGCGCGGTGGATCGGGGCGTTGGCCTTGATTTGCGCGGCGGGTTGGCTCATCGTCGTGCTTGCCCGCCACCACCACCAGCCGGAATGGCAATACACCGGCCGGCTGGGCTGGTCGCTGACGATTCTGGGTGCGGTGGCGTTCATCGCTCGCGGTATCTTCCTGGGCCGCCCGGTGACGGCGATGCACGCAGCGGCCGCCGCCTTTTTCGTGCTGGCGGGCTTCGGCTCCCACGTGTTGTCCTTCGACCTGCTGGCCGACGGGCTGATCGTCGGCTCGGGGATGGCGCTGATGTGGCCGACGTCGGCGCATCCGCGACCCGAGGACCTGCCCCGGATGTGGGCGTTGATCAATGCCACCAGCGACGACCCGTTGGCGCCGTTCGCCATGCAGACGGGCAAGTGCTACCACTTCACCGCGGACGGCCGTGCCGCGCTGGCGTATCGGACACGGTTGGGATACGCCGTGGTCGGCGGGGATCCCGTCGGCGACGAAGGTGAGTTCCCCGAGTTGGTCGCCGACTTCGCCGCCACATGTCACACCCATGGCTGGCGAATCGCGGTGGTGGGTTGCGGCGAGCGGCGACTCGAGCTGTGGAGCGACCCGGCGGTGCTCGGCCAATCGCTGCGGGCGATACCGATCGGCCGCGACGTCGTCGTCGACGTGTCCGGCTTTGAGATGGTGGGCCGCAAGTTCCGCAACCTGCGCCAGGCGGTCAAGCGCACCCACAACTCCGGCATCACCACCGAGATCGTGGCGGAGCAGGGACTCGACGATCGCCGGCTCGCGGAGCTGGCCGACGTGGTGCGGGCGTCGCCCAGCGGCGCGCACACCGATCGCGGCTTCTACATGAATCTCGACGGCGTGCTGGAGGGCCGATTTCCCGGAATACGGCTGATCATCGCGAGGGACGCCACGGGACGGGTGCAGGGTTTCCACCGGTATGCGACCGCCGGTGGCGGCGCCGACATCACCCTCGACGTCCCGTGGCGTCGCCGCGGGGCGCCCAACGGGATCGACGAGCGACTCAGCGTCGACATGATCATGGCCGCCAAAGAGGCTGGGGCGCAACGGGTGTCGCTCTCGTTCGCGGCGTTCCCGGAGATCTTCGAGGACAAGGACCGCGGCCGGCTGCAGCGCGTCTTCTACCGCTCGATCCATATCCTCGACCCGCTGATCGCGCTGGAGTCGTTGTACCGATACGTGCGCAAGTTCCACGCGATGGACGGGCGGCGCTACGCGCTGATCTCGATGACCCAGCTGCTTCCCCTGGTGTTCGTGCTGTTGACGCTGGAGTTCCTGCCGCGCCGGCGACACCTCTGA
- a CDS encoding acyl-CoA thioesterase II — protein MPVGCEAQEPNARDFDELLAILDLNRAADDLFIGTHPSKNPMRTFGGQLMAQSFVASSRTLKRDDLPPSALSVHFINGGDTAKDIEFHVVRLRDERRFANRRVDAVQGGVLLSSAMISYMSGGAGLEHAVEPPPVPQPDTRPSIGELLRGYEETVPHFVNALQPIEWRYTNDPAWVMRDKGERLAHNRVWVKALGSMPDDPVLHTATMVYSSDTTVLDSVITTHGLSWGFDRIFAASANHSVWFHRQVNFDDWVLYSTSSPVAADSRGLGTGHFFDRSGHVIATVVQEGLLKYFPPPRR, from the coding sequence GTGCCGGTCGGCTGTGAGGCCCAGGAGCCGAACGCCCGAGATTTCGACGAACTGCTGGCGATACTCGACCTCAACCGCGCCGCCGACGACCTGTTCATCGGAACCCATCCCAGCAAGAACCCGATGCGGACCTTCGGCGGGCAGCTCATGGCGCAATCGTTCGTGGCCAGCAGCCGCACGCTGAAGAGGGACGACCTGCCGCCCAGCGCGCTGTCGGTGCACTTCATCAACGGTGGCGACACCGCCAAGGACATCGAATTCCACGTGGTGCGGCTGCGCGACGAGCGGCGCTTCGCCAATCGGCGCGTCGACGCGGTGCAGGGCGGCGTGCTGTTGTCCTCGGCGATGATCTCGTACATGTCCGGCGGCGCCGGCCTCGAGCACGCCGTCGAGCCGCCGCCGGTGCCGCAGCCTGATACGCGGCCATCGATCGGCGAGTTGTTGCGCGGCTACGAGGAAACCGTCCCGCACTTCGTCAACGCCCTGCAGCCGATCGAGTGGCGCTACACCAACGACCCGGCCTGGGTGATGCGGGACAAGGGTGAGCGGCTTGCCCACAACAGGGTCTGGGTCAAGGCGCTGGGCTCGATGCCCGACGATCCGGTGCTGCACACCGCGACCATGGTGTATTCCTCCGATACCACGGTGCTGGACTCGGTCATCACCACCCATGGGCTGTCGTGGGGGTTCGACCGCATCTTTGCCGCGTCCGCCAACCATTCCGTGTGGTTTCACCGGCAGGTCAACTTCGACGACTGGGTGCTGTATTCGACGTCGTCGCCGGTGGCCGCCGATTCGCGTGGGCTCGGCACCGGGCATTTCTTCGATCGCTCCGGGCACGTCATCGCCACGGTGGTGCAAGAAGGCCTGCTGAAATACTTTCCGCCGCCTCGCCGATAG